The Salana multivorans genome window below encodes:
- a CDS encoding laccase domain-containing protein, producing the protein MTRAAEPGRPGLEVLPAPGLGPGVRAWFTTRRGGVSLPPRDGLNLGAGVGDDPAAVAANRAAVADLVHAPVTWIRAVHGSTVGIVDGAGEVRPVPPAVDGRADGASDIDLLDGDPRLDALVTTTGGRALAALAADCVPVLLAGHDDAGVPRAVGAVHSGRRGVALGVVPRAVAALRALGAARVSAVVGPAICGRCYEVPEAMRAEVSAVVPETWATTRRGTPSLDLPAGVTAQLRAADVRTLDLGLCTQETPWLFSHRRLQPGGRACGVVLLDG; encoded by the coding sequence GTGACCCGGGCGGCCGAGCCGGGCCGGCCCGGGCTCGAGGTGCTCCCGGCGCCGGGGCTCGGCCCCGGTGTCCGAGCATGGTTCACCACGCGCCGCGGCGGCGTCAGCCTGCCACCGCGCGACGGGCTGAACCTCGGTGCGGGCGTCGGTGACGACCCCGCGGCCGTCGCGGCCAACCGCGCCGCCGTCGCCGACCTGGTCCACGCCCCGGTGACCTGGATCCGCGCGGTGCACGGCAGCACCGTCGGCATCGTCGACGGCGCCGGCGAGGTCCGGCCGGTGCCGCCGGCGGTCGACGGGCGAGCTGACGGCGCGTCCGACATCGACCTCCTCGACGGCGACCCGCGGCTCGACGCGCTCGTCACGACGACCGGCGGCCGCGCGCTCGCCGCGCTGGCCGCCGACTGCGTCCCCGTGCTCCTCGCCGGTCACGACGACGCCGGCGTCCCGCGCGCGGTCGGCGCCGTCCACAGCGGCCGGCGGGGCGTCGCGCTCGGGGTCGTCCCGCGCGCGGTGGCGGCCCTTCGCGCGCTGGGCGCCGCGCGGGTGAGCGCCGTCGTCGGCCCGGCGATCTGCGGACGCTGCTACGAGGTGCCCGAGGCGATGCGCGCCGAGGTGTCGGCCGTCGTCCCCGAGACGTGGGCGACCACCCGTCGGGGGACCCCGTCGCTCGACCTGCCCGCCGGCGTCACGGCCCAGCTCCGCGCCGCCGACGTCCGCACCCTCGACCTCGGGCTGTGCACGCAGGAGACGCCCTGGCTGTTCTCCCACCGCCGGCTGCAGCCCGGCGGGCGCGCCTGCGGCGTCGTCCTCCTCGACGGCTGA
- the ftsZ gene encoding cell division protein FtsZ gives MTTPQNYLAVIKVVGIGGGGVNAVNRMIDAGLKGVEFIAINTDAQALLMSDADVKLDVGRELTRGLGAGADPEVGKRAAEDHAEEIEEVLRGADMVFVTAGEGGGTGTGGAPVVARIARQLGALTIGVVTRPFTFEGRRRSTQADSGIEALRSEVDTLIVIPNDRLLSISDRNVSVLDAFKSADQVLLSGVQGITDLITTPGLINLDFADVKSVMQGAGSALMGIGSAVGEDRALQAAELAISSPLLEASIDGAHGVLLSIQGGSDLGMFEITEAARLVQEAAHPEANIIFGTVIDDTLGDEVRVTVIAAGFDGAPLARHATPAPAAAAEPRRRPGDVARPATTPPPAAPVAVPAAVEDPAEDDVVGLDVPPAAAERHEPVEVPPVVVERPRPSEELDVPDFLK, from the coding sequence GTGACGACACCGCAGAACTACCTCGCGGTCATCAAGGTCGTGGGGATCGGTGGTGGCGGTGTCAACGCCGTCAACCGCATGATCGACGCCGGCCTCAAGGGGGTCGAGTTCATCGCGATCAACACCGACGCCCAGGCGCTCCTCATGAGCGACGCCGACGTCAAGCTCGACGTCGGCCGCGAGCTCACGCGCGGGCTCGGCGCCGGGGCCGACCCCGAGGTCGGCAAGCGCGCGGCCGAGGACCACGCCGAGGAGATCGAGGAGGTCCTGCGCGGGGCCGACATGGTCTTCGTCACGGCCGGCGAGGGTGGCGGGACGGGGACCGGCGGCGCACCCGTCGTCGCGCGGATCGCCCGTCAGCTCGGCGCTCTCACCATCGGTGTCGTGACGCGCCCGTTCACGTTCGAGGGCCGTCGCCGCTCCACCCAGGCCGACTCCGGCATCGAGGCGCTGCGCTCCGAGGTCGACACGCTCATCGTCATCCCGAACGACCGGCTGCTGTCGATCAGCGACCGGAACGTCTCGGTGCTGGACGCGTTCAAGAGCGCCGACCAGGTGCTGCTCTCCGGTGTCCAGGGGATCACGGACCTCATCACGACGCCGGGCCTCATCAACCTCGACTTCGCCGACGTCAAGTCCGTCATGCAGGGCGCCGGCAGCGCGCTCATGGGCATCGGCTCGGCCGTCGGCGAGGACCGCGCCCTCCAGGCCGCCGAGCTCGCGATCTCCTCGCCGCTGCTCGAGGCCAGCATCGACGGCGCCCACGGCGTCCTGCTGTCGATCCAGGGCGGCAGCGACCTCGGGATGTTCGAGATCACCGAGGCCGCGCGCCTCGTCCAGGAGGCCGCGCACCCCGAGGCCAACATCATCTTCGGCACCGTCATCGACGACACGCTGGGCGACGAGGTGCGCGTCACCGTCATCGCCGCCGGCTTCGACGGTGCGCCGCTCGCGCGTCACGCGACGCCCGCCCCGGCGGCCGCCGCCGAGCCGCGTCGCCGTCCGGGCGACGTCGCGCGTCCCGCGACCACCCCGCCGCCCGCCGCGCCCGTCGCCGTCCCCGCGGCCGTCGAGGACCCAGCCGAGGACGACGTCGTCGGGCTCGACGTGCCGCCGGCCGCCGCCGAGCGGCACGAGCCGGTCGAGGTCCCGCCGGTCGTGGTCGAGCGCCCGCGCCCGAGCGAGGAGCTCGACGTGCCGGACTTCCTCAAGTAG
- a CDS encoding cell division protein SepF produces the protein MGALRKTMEYLGLSEPDVDHELDYVTDTEESYEMADVEDLPLAREVSSHRAPVTPISSARSAAPGDLRRIATVHPRTYNDAKVIGESFRSGTPVIMNLTEMSDAEAKRLVDFSAGLAFGLHGTIERVTAKVFLLSPASIEIQAEGLSSGAQSGSGLFNQS, from the coding sequence ATGGGAGCCCTGCGCAAGACGATGGAGTACCTCGGCCTGTCCGAGCCGGACGTCGACCACGAGCTCGACTACGTGACGGACACGGAGGAGTCGTACGAGATGGCCGACGTCGAGGACCTTCCCCTCGCCCGCGAGGTGTCGAGCCACCGCGCTCCCGTGACGCCGATCAGCTCCGCGCGCTCCGCCGCGCCCGGCGACCTGCGTCGCATCGCGACCGTGCACCCGCGCACGTACAACGACGCCAAGGTCATCGGTGAGTCGTTCCGCTCCGGGACGCCCGTCATCATGAACCTCACCGAGATGTCCGACGCCGAGGCCAAGCGCCTGGTCGACTTCTCCGCCGGTCTCGCGTTCGGCCTGCACGGCACGATCGAGCGCGTCACGGCGAAGGTGTTCCTGCTCTCGCCCGCGTCGATCGAGATCCAGGCCGAGGGCCTGAGCTCCGGCGCCCAGAGCGGCTCCGGGCTGTTCAACCAGAGCTGA
- a CDS encoding cell division protein FtsQ/DivIB: MRQPSAPRAPRTGPTRTGAQRPPDPRAPRGADLVIPADELADLHADWDEPVPDDDAPREQPEVAPGRPDRAPRAALPGRAPVSQLDDRLAERRRARSRVLWTRIGIGVGVLLLLVGAVWAVGFSSLLALRSDRIVIAGEGAYLDRDAAVAVVEEAVGTPLVRLDTAGIAARLEERPDVADAVVTRDWPGGVTATLTPREPVAVAAAADGGESELLDLVGPDGVVVASVAPDAAPGDLPLLTVDMTQDGAQDTVLAVLSVLDQLPPELREQVRDAGATSPDAIELRLHSGSSVGWGSAAESDLKARVLLTLLQVPATRYDVSAPEAPTTS, translated from the coding sequence GTGAGGCAGCCGAGCGCACCGCGCGCCCCGCGGACCGGCCCGACGCGGACCGGTGCCCAACGACCGCCCGACCCGCGCGCGCCGCGCGGCGCCGACCTCGTCATCCCCGCCGACGAGCTCGCTGACCTGCACGCCGACTGGGACGAGCCGGTGCCCGACGACGACGCGCCGCGGGAGCAGCCCGAGGTCGCACCGGGGCGCCCGGACCGCGCGCCGCGTGCCGCGCTCCCCGGCCGCGCGCCCGTCAGCCAGCTCGACGACCGGCTCGCGGAGCGTCGGCGGGCCAGGAGCCGGGTGCTCTGGACGCGGATCGGCATCGGCGTCGGCGTGCTCCTCCTGCTGGTCGGGGCCGTCTGGGCGGTCGGCTTCAGCTCGCTGCTCGCCCTGCGCAGCGACCGGATCGTCATCGCGGGGGAGGGGGCCTACCTCGACCGCGACGCGGCGGTCGCCGTCGTCGAGGAGGCCGTGGGGACCCCGCTCGTCCGTCTCGACACCGCCGGCATCGCGGCGCGGCTCGAGGAGCGTCCGGACGTCGCGGACGCCGTCGTCACGCGCGACTGGCCCGGCGGCGTCACGGCCACGCTGACCCCGCGCGAGCCGGTCGCCGTCGCCGCGGCCGCCGACGGCGGCGAGTCCGAGCTGCTCGACCTCGTCGGACCCGACGGGGTCGTCGTCGCGTCCGTCGCGCCGGACGCCGCCCCCGGCGACCTGCCGCTCCTCACGGTCGACATGACGCAGGACGGCGCGCAGGACACCGTGCTCGCGGTGCTCTCCGTGCTCGACCAGCTCCCGCCCGAGCTGCGGGAGCAGGTCCGCGACGCCGGGGCGACCTCGCCCGACGCGATCGAGCTGCGGCTGCACTCGGGGTCGAGCGTCGGGTGGGGGAGCGCCGCGGAGAGCGACCTCAAGGCGCGCGTCCTGCTCACGCTGCTCCAGGTGCCGGCCACCCGCTACGACGTGAGCGCGCCCGAGGCGCCGACGACCTCCTGA
- a CDS encoding DivIVA domain-containing protein, translating to MTLLTADDVLKKTFQTTKFREGYDQDEVDDFLDEIVNTLRVLQTENAELKTKVAELEGGEGVVETTAVVAPVEEEAPEPEVAAVAEVVEEAPAQPQAPAPAYAAPSGTEPESATGMLQLAQRLHDEYVRNGQVEGDRIVGEARAEAEKLVTEAEGQRQRTLKQLESEQATLESKISQLRAFERDYRLRLKGYLGSLVEQLDAQASVVGLDGGTPQL from the coding sequence ATGACTCTGCTGACCGCAGACGACGTTCTGAAGAAGACCTTCCAGACGACCAAGTTCCGCGAGGGCTACGACCAGGACGAGGTGGACGACTTCCTCGACGAGATCGTCAACACCCTCCGGGTCCTGCAGACCGAGAACGCCGAGCTCAAGACGAAGGTCGCCGAGCTCGAGGGTGGCGAGGGCGTGGTCGAGACCACGGCCGTCGTCGCACCCGTCGAGGAGGAGGCCCCCGAGCCCGAGGTGGCCGCGGTCGCCGAGGTCGTCGAGGAGGCGCCGGCTCAGCCCCAGGCACCGGCCCCCGCGTACGCGGCGCCGAGCGGCACGGAGCCCGAGTCCGCCACGGGCATGCTCCAGCTCGCGCAGCGCCTGCACGACGAGTACGTCCGCAACGGCCAGGTCGAGGGCGACCGGATCGTGGGCGAGGCCCGCGCCGAGGCCGAGAAGCTCGTGACCGAGGCCGAGGGCCAGCGTCAGCGCACGCTCAAGCAGCTCGAGAGCGAGCAGGCGACGCTCGAGTCGAAGATCAGCCAGCTGCGCGCCTTCGAGCGCGACTACCGCCTCCGTCTCAAGGGCTACCTCGGCAGCCTGGTCGAGCAGCTCGACGCGCAGGCGAGCGTCGTCGGCCTCGACGGCGGCACGCCGCAGCTCTGA
- a CDS encoding RluA family pseudouridine synthase, whose amino-acid sequence MSDLELPVPDGLVGERVDVALSRLMGLSRSRAAQLVEEGGAALDGVTLGKSDRLRAGWLVVTRPEPPAQVVAEPVLVDGMRILFEDDDVVVVDKPVGVAAHPSPGWTGPTVPGGLAAAAVRIATSGASERQGIVHRLDVGTSGLMVVAKSEVAYSALKRAFKERTVEKVYHALVQGHPDPAAGTIDAPIARHPKHDWKFAVVGSGKPSVTHYETIEAMPAASLLEIHLETGRTHQIRVHTSALRHPCVGDLTYGADPALARRVGLERQWLHAVRLGFDHPVTGERVVVESEYPADLAHALDVLRAT is encoded by the coding sequence GTGAGCGATCTGGAGCTGCCCGTGCCGGACGGGCTGGTCGGCGAGCGGGTCGACGTGGCGCTCTCCCGGCTCATGGGCCTGTCCCGCTCCCGCGCGGCCCAGCTCGTCGAGGAGGGCGGCGCCGCGCTCGACGGCGTGACGCTCGGGAAGTCCGACCGCCTGCGGGCCGGCTGGCTCGTCGTCACCCGTCCGGAGCCGCCGGCGCAGGTCGTGGCCGAGCCGGTGCTCGTCGACGGCATGCGGATCCTGTTCGAGGACGACGACGTCGTCGTGGTCGACAAGCCCGTCGGCGTCGCGGCGCACCCCTCGCCTGGCTGGACGGGGCCGACCGTCCCGGGCGGTCTCGCGGCGGCCGCGGTGCGGATCGCGACGTCGGGCGCCAGCGAGCGCCAGGGGATCGTGCACCGGCTGGACGTCGGCACGTCGGGGCTCATGGTCGTCGCGAAGAGCGAGGTCGCGTACTCCGCGCTCAAGCGCGCGTTCAAGGAGCGCACGGTCGAGAAGGTCTACCACGCGCTGGTCCAGGGCCACCCGGACCCCGCCGCCGGGACGATCGACGCGCCGATCGCGCGCCACCCGAAGCACGACTGGAAGTTCGCCGTCGTCGGCTCGGGCAAGCCGTCGGTGACGCACTACGAGACCATCGAGGCGATGCCGGCCGCGTCGCTGCTCGAGATCCACCTCGAGACGGGGCGGACGCACCAGATCCGCGTGCACACCTCGGCGCTGCGCCACCCGTGCGTCGGCGACCTCACCTACGGCGCCGACCCGGCGCTGGCCCGACGCGTGGGCCTTGAGCGCCAGTGGCTGCACGCCGTGCGGCTGGGGTTCGACCACCCGGTGACGGGTGAGCGCGTCGTCGTGGAGTCGGAGTACCCCGCGGACCTCGCTCACGCGCTCGACGTGCTCCGCGCGACCTGA
- a CDS encoding phosphotransferase: protein MTGTEETPLTGGNAAVGVVRVGDTVRKPWLPTTPRVHALLSALRDAGLDVPEPRGRDERGRQVLEHVPGPVALGGPPLTAAGLRRVGALVRRLHDAAAALDPEADLDPWPVLLPPPDDDDGARLPCHHDLAPWNLVVGRRWVFIDWDGAGPSTRSWDLAYAAQTFALDDPDLAPGVSAERLAALVDGYDPGPTLRAALTTALVRRPAAMRDHLAAAAVSGWEPWARMHREGHGEHWARVSAYVEENAAVWRRVLLRSA from the coding sequence ATGACCGGCACCGAGGAGACTCCCCTGACGGGCGGGAACGCCGCCGTCGGCGTCGTGCGCGTCGGGGACACGGTCCGCAAGCCGTGGCTGCCGACGACGCCCCGCGTCCACGCCCTGCTGTCCGCGCTGCGGGACGCTGGTCTCGACGTCCCGGAACCGCGCGGCCGCGACGAGCGCGGCCGGCAGGTGCTGGAGCACGTCCCCGGACCGGTCGCGCTGGGCGGCCCACCCCTGACAGCGGCCGGGCTGCGGCGGGTGGGCGCGCTGGTGCGTCGACTGCACGACGCGGCGGCCGCGCTCGACCCGGAGGCCGACCTCGACCCGTGGCCGGTCCTCCTGCCGCCGCCCGATGACGACGACGGGGCGCGACTCCCGTGCCACCACGACCTCGCGCCGTGGAACCTCGTCGTCGGGCGACGGTGGGTGTTCATCGACTGGGACGGCGCCGGGCCGAGCACGCGGTCCTGGGACCTGGCCTACGCCGCGCAGACGTTCGCGCTCGACGACCCGGACCTCGCGCCGGGCGTGTCGGCGGAGCGGCTCGCCGCGCTCGTCGACGGCTACGACCCGGGGCCGACCCTGCGAGCCGCCCTGACGACGGCGCTGGTACGTCGGCCGGCGGCGATGCGGGACCACCTCGCGGCAGCGGCCGTGTCGGGCTGGGAGCCGTGGGCGAGGATGCACCGCGAGGGGCACGGCGAGCACTGGGCCCGCGTGTCGGCGTACGTCGAGGAGAACGCCGCGGTCTGGCGGCGCGTGCTGCTGCGCTCCGCGTGA
- a CDS encoding signal peptidase II — protein sequence MSTETSPATAADAETDTVAAPAVPSGPAAVVPRRSQVGRLAVTAIVVLLLDQLTKAVALLTLTPGVRVPVLGDLLGWQLIFNPGAAFSFGTGVTWVFTVVMAVVSSVVIVLARRVASPWWAVALGAILGGAMGNLVDRLARDPGFGIGHVVDFIDYGVFIGNVADIAIVGAAIGMVLLSLFGSTWDGAAPALVAAEEPAAEPVAETAEDAGEEPLAAEPAAAESDPDAAAAAGAAAERPVAETAEDDVTP from the coding sequence ATGAGCACCGAGACCAGCCCGGCCACCGCCGCCGACGCGGAGACCGACACCGTCGCCGCCCCCGCCGTCCCGTCCGGGCCCGCCGCGGTGGTCCCGCGCCGCAGCCAGGTCGGGCGGCTCGCCGTCACCGCGATCGTCGTCCTGCTGCTGGACCAGCTCACCAAGGCCGTCGCGCTGCTCACCCTGACGCCGGGCGTCCGCGTCCCCGTGCTGGGCGACCTCCTCGGCTGGCAGCTCATCTTCAACCCCGGCGCCGCGTTCTCGTTCGGGACGGGCGTCACGTGGGTGTTCACGGTCGTCATGGCCGTCGTCAGCTCCGTGGTGATCGTGCTCGCACGCCGCGTCGCCTCGCCCTGGTGGGCGGTCGCGCTCGGCGCGATCCTCGGGGGAGCGATGGGCAACCTCGTCGACCGCCTCGCGCGCGACCCCGGGTTCGGGATCGGGCACGTCGTGGACTTCATCGACTACGGCGTCTTCATCGGGAACGTCGCCGACATCGCGATCGTCGGGGCCGCGATCGGCATGGTCCTGCTCTCGCTGTTCGGGTCGACCTGGGACGGCGCCGCGCCCGCGCTGGTGGCCGCCGAGGAGCCCGCGGCGGAGCCCGTCGCCGAGACCGCCGAGGACGCCGGCGAGGAGCCGCTCGCGGCGGAACCCGCCGCCGCGGAGAGCGACCCCGACGCCGCGGCCGCCGCTGGGGCCGCCGCAGAGAGGCCCGTCGCCGAGACCGCCGAGGACGACGTCACCCCGTGA
- a CDS encoding YggT family protein, which yields MSYVATVAYVVVLLFFVSLLVRVVFDVVQMAARSWRPRGIALVAAEAVYTVTDPPLLALRRRIPPLRVGPMAFDVAFLIVMLVTWVLLMVLGANAA from the coding sequence GTGAGTTACGTCGCCACCGTCGCCTACGTCGTGGTGCTGCTGTTCTTCGTCTCGCTGCTCGTCCGGGTGGTCTTCGACGTCGTGCAGATGGCCGCCCGGTCGTGGCGCCCGCGCGGGATCGCGCTCGTCGCCGCCGAGGCCGTCTACACCGTGACGGACCCGCCGCTGCTGGCGCTGCGCCGCAGGATCCCGCCGCTGCGCGTGGGTCCGATGGCCTTCGACGTCGCCTTCCTCATCGTCATGCTCGTCACCTGGGTCCTCCTGATGGTCCTGGGGGCGAACGCCGCATGA
- the murC gene encoding UDP-N-acetylmuramate--L-alanine ligase: protein MSPTQQDPAQRWHFVAIGGHGMSVLAEIALEQGHRVTGSDQVEGEETLRLRERGARVDIGHAAEQVDGADVVVVSTAIPGTNVEVVRARELGIEVVHRSVAMARLAAGRSFYAVAGTHGKTTVSAMLAVALHDGAGADPGAAIGGTVLGWGSGSRVGTGPFVAEADESDESFLNYAPSVAIVTNVEADHLAHYTGGLPQILAAFEEFTRRIVPGGLLVAFAGDEGSLRVARTAAGEGVRVRTYGQEAAPDLGVAGTEHVLLTDLALTGASAGATLTLHRDGVAVLDPVRIDVAAPGLHTILDAAAAWAAALEATDGSPASALAVAEALTAFRGAGRRFETVGEADGVRVVDDYAHNPRKVENAVRAGRLAVGDGRLVVLFQPALFTRTRDFAEEFADALDGADAVVVTDVFGSREAPIDGVTSALITDAEPAERAERGAMPFLLVPDRLDAARRAADLAGPGDLVMTVGSGDVTLLAPVVLERLAARAGGAE from the coding sequence GTGAGCCCAACGCAGCAGGACCCGGCGCAGCGCTGGCACTTCGTCGCGATCGGCGGCCACGGCATGAGCGTGCTCGCCGAGATCGCCCTCGAGCAGGGCCACCGCGTCACCGGCTCCGACCAGGTCGAGGGCGAGGAGACGCTGCGGCTGCGCGAGCGCGGTGCCCGCGTCGACATCGGTCACGCGGCCGAGCAGGTGGACGGCGCCGACGTCGTGGTCGTCTCGACCGCGATCCCCGGGACCAACGTCGAGGTCGTCCGGGCGCGCGAGCTCGGGATCGAGGTCGTCCACCGATCGGTGGCGATGGCGCGGCTCGCGGCCGGCCGGTCGTTCTACGCCGTCGCGGGAACGCACGGGAAGACGACCGTCTCGGCGATGCTCGCCGTCGCGCTCCACGACGGTGCCGGAGCCGACCCGGGCGCCGCCATCGGCGGCACGGTGCTCGGCTGGGGCTCCGGCTCGCGCGTCGGGACCGGTCCGTTCGTCGCCGAGGCCGACGAGTCGGACGAGTCCTTCCTCAACTACGCGCCGAGCGTCGCGATCGTGACGAACGTCGAGGCCGACCATCTCGCGCACTACACCGGGGGGCTCCCGCAGATCCTCGCCGCGTTCGAGGAGTTCACCCGTCGGATCGTCCCGGGCGGGCTGCTCGTGGCGTTCGCCGGCGACGAGGGCTCGCTGCGCGTCGCCCGCACGGCGGCCGGCGAGGGCGTCCGCGTGCGCACCTACGGCCAGGAGGCCGCGCCCGACCTCGGGGTCGCCGGCACCGAGCACGTGCTGCTCACGGACCTCGCGCTCACGGGCGCGTCCGCCGGCGCCACGCTCACGCTGCACCGGGACGGGGTCGCCGTCCTCGACCCCGTCCGGATCGACGTCGCGGCGCCGGGCCTGCACACCATCCTCGACGCGGCGGCCGCGTGGGCCGCGGCGCTCGAGGCGACGGACGGCTCACCGGCCTCGGCGCTGGCCGTCGCCGAGGCCCTGACCGCGTTCCGGGGGGCCGGTCGCCGGTTCGAGACGGTGGGCGAGGCCGACGGCGTCCGCGTCGTCGACGACTACGCGCACAACCCCCGCAAGGTCGAGAACGCGGTGCGCGCCGGGCGGCTCGCCGTGGGGGACGGACGCCTCGTCGTCCTGTTCCAGCCCGCGCTGTTCACCCGGACCCGGGACTTCGCCGAGGAGTTCGCCGACGCGCTCGACGGGGCCGACGCCGTCGTCGTCACGGACGTCTTCGGCTCGCGCGAGGCACCGATCGACGGTGTCACGAGCGCGCTCATCACGGACGCGGAGCCGGCGGAGCGTGCGGAGCGCGGCGCGATGCCCTTCCTGCTCGTGCCCGACCGGCTGGACGCGGCGCGTCGCGCGGCCGACCTCGCGGGACCGGGGGATCTCGTCATGACCGTCGGGTCGGGTGACGTGACCCTGCTCGCGCCCGTCGTGCTCGAGCGCCTCGCGGCCCGGGCGGGCGGGGCGGAGTGA
- the murG gene encoding undecaprenyldiphospho-muramoylpentapeptide beta-N-acetylglucosaminyltransferase, with amino-acid sequence MTTAPGPAAPRLRVLLAGGGTAGHVNPLLALADELTARPGGADVLVLGTAEGLESRLVPQRGYELAVIPRVPFPRRPNAAALRFPRDYRRATALARRELARLDADVVVGFGGYVSPPAYRAARSAGVPVVIHEQNVRPGLANRQGARRAAAVALTFAETALAARRGVTVHTGLPLRPDIAELASLDAAGRAARRVEAATRLGLDPDRPVLLVTGGSLGAQRINEAMADAASDLTAAGVQVLHSAGRGKAAGVADAAAAAGPGYHLVEYLDDMASAYAVADLVLGRSGAGTVCEQAALGLPGVYVPLAFGNGEQRLNVAGLEAAGGARVVADADLTGDRVRDVVLPLLLDPAGLAAMASSARGVGVVDGASRLADLVTRVAGRTA; translated from the coding sequence ATGACGACCGCCCCCGGCCCGGCCGCGCCCCGGCTGCGCGTGCTCCTCGCCGGTGGCGGGACGGCGGGCCACGTCAACCCGCTGCTCGCCCTCGCGGACGAGCTGACCGCGCGTCCCGGCGGCGCCGACGTGCTCGTGCTCGGCACGGCGGAGGGGTTGGAGTCCCGGCTCGTCCCGCAGCGCGGCTACGAGCTCGCCGTCATCCCGCGCGTCCCGTTCCCGCGCCGGCCGAACGCGGCGGCGCTGCGCTTCCCGCGCGACTACCGGCGCGCCACGGCGCTCGCCCGCCGGGAGCTGGCGCGGCTGGACGCGGACGTCGTCGTCGGCTTCGGCGGCTACGTCTCACCGCCCGCCTACCGGGCGGCGCGCTCGGCCGGCGTCCCCGTCGTCATCCACGAGCAGAACGTCCGCCCCGGCCTGGCCAACCGCCAGGGCGCCCGGCGCGCGGCGGCCGTCGCGCTCACGTTCGCCGAGACGGCGCTGGCGGCGCGCCGCGGGGTCACGGTCCACACCGGTCTGCCGCTGCGCCCGGACATCGCCGAGCTCGCGTCGCTCGACGCGGCCGGTCGCGCCGCCCGACGCGTCGAGGCGGCGACGCGGCTCGGGCTCGACCCGGACCGGCCGGTGCTCCTCGTGACCGGCGGCTCGCTCGGCGCCCAGCGGATCAACGAGGCGATGGCCGACGCCGCGAGCGACCTCACGGCCGCCGGCGTCCAGGTGCTCCACTCGGCCGGCCGGGGCAAGGCGGCGGGCGTCGCCGACGCGGCCGCGGCCGCCGGCCCCGGCTACCACCTGGTCGAGTACCTCGACGACATGGCCTCGGCGTATGCCGTCGCCGACCTCGTGCTCGGCCGCTCGGGCGCCGGGACGGTGTGCGAGCAGGCCGCGCTCGGCCTGCCCGGCGTGTACGTGCCGCTCGCGTTCGGCAACGGGGAGCAGCGGCTCAACGTCGCCGGGCTCGAGGCGGCGGGCGGGGCCCGCGTGGTCGCCGACGCCGACCTCACGGGCGACCGCGTGCGGGACGTCGTGCTGCCGCTGCTGCTCGACCCCGCGGGCCTCGCCGCGATGGCGAGCTCCGCCCGCGGTGTCGGCGTCGTCGACGGGGCGAGCCGCCTCGCCGACCTCGTGACGCGCGTGGCGGGGCGAACGGCATGA